A single window of Aphidius gifuensis isolate YNYX2018 linkage group LG1, ASM1490517v1, whole genome shotgun sequence DNA harbors:
- the LOC122850227 gene encoding leucine-rich melanocyte differentiation-associated protein-like, with the protein MTSLGKLIFADINSRDTSKSSADSDSLSTSDYDDTSISLAFENLFFMPYDIIEKYNDSILTLDISHNKFSRSLQFLAEFENLTSVNLDYNRIDSYTIFPYLPQLELLWLNHNKIDSLYPFLKLLYESLPNLQYLSIMGNHASPSYLNDGTFYDYLQYRLFVISWFPKLKHLDDRVVTVEQQREAKRLFKRPLFERLADNSLSECIKNLHFKVTNIFVRPTSSAPIKSHKIMNYVV; encoded by the exons ATGACATCACTTGGTAAATTGATATTCGCTGATATTAATTCAAGAGATACTAGCAAATCATCTGCAGATAGTGATTCATTATCAACAAGCGATTATGATGATACGTCAATATCATTGgcgtttgaaaatttattttttatgccatatgatatcattgaaaaatataatgattccATATTAACGCTTGATATTAGCCATAATAAATTCAGCAG AAGTCTTCAATTTTTGGCTGAATTTGAGAATTTAACATCGGTAAATTTAGATTACAATAGAATTGATTCATATACTATATTTCCTTATCTACCACAACTTGAATTACTTTGGCTCAATCACAATAAAATCGACAGTTTATATccgtttttaaaattattgtatgaaAGTCTGCCAAACTTACAATATCTGAGTATTATGGGGAATCATGCTTCTCCAAGTTATCTAAATGATGGTACATTTTACGATTATCTGCAGTACAG attattcGTCATATCGTGGTTTCCAAAACTGAAACATCTGGACGATCGTGTCGTTACAGTAGAGCAACAAAGAGAAGCTAAAAGACTTTTTAAACGACCTTTATTTGAAAGATTAGCTGATAATTCATTATCCGAGTGCATCAAAAACTTACATTTCAAAGTGACAAACATTTTTGTTAGACCAACGTCAAGTGCTCCAATTAAAAGCCATAAGATTATGAATTATGTTGTTTAA